A single window of Plasmodium reichenowi strain SY57 chromosome 14, whole genome shotgun sequence DNA harbors:
- a CDS encoding succinyl-CoA ligase, putative, with amino-acid sequence MITKRSNSTFLIIKNYYNVWVGYNKNVQHNSYFKNSLDYIFKPRSIGIIGATERKGSVGNSIVDNLIKGESNYKLYFVNSKGSKIYNRQSYKSLKDIKEDCIDLAVIAVPRNNVVNVMHELKIKNVRGVVIITAGFKETGAEGLRLENEIINIGKTNNMRIIGPNCLGIIHSYHNMNASFASNDILKGHFSLLSQSGAICSAALDLSLQHNIGFSHFISVGSMCDVQFYELVEYLFYDVNTKYILLYVESIGDMNRFVAVCKKVCLYKPIILLKSGKTAKAAEAAISHTGSMVGNYEIFYATMKKLGVLVVDNFEELFNMCKVLNSSKYPETNEVCVVTNAGGPGVLLVDNIIKNDGVLSNLNDKLKNNLNSFLPDSWSKANPIDILGDASPVLYKKTIDAIIKDDQYKNIIVLLSPQSVTEPLDTANEIINLKKEANEQGRLILCNYLGGTALEESANMLNKNYIPTFVHPEHSVQNLLKLYENIKHIQGIYEEIPESLSNSVENHYVNKLIEEYYYMKNKSDIHNMSPKKKKSIDIIKKAIQNKSYILNEFDSKVILQNYDIPIVQTRIFENVDDIKDYNNFSFPCAMKIYSDEITHKKDIGGVILNINNKEELIESYKKIYNNVKAHSLEKYFKGVTIQDMVNINDGIEVILGYYYDNNFGPVLLFGSGGSYVEIFKDSVLLIPPLNFSYTHHTIKNTKIYKALAGNYSRFTKCDMSKLITTIVKFSELILDLLPYINECDINPLYVCGDKIIALDARFTLRKNNITNKEENIYYDTFSKIYPIDFISFNDTRNDSNFLEGSNNINVSNNIPNETTLNSSLDKIDSITRCIHSYDFKLIHKFCIDNYKELHNSTFFYTDVDSIKSELFSYELCNCDYDLYNVILYFNNKQINGLMKIEKRNDNNHCYIYAKDNSTFYILIQKLNILSKKQNNKHNYVYLKTNSPYVQDLQSLKYNLEHTYKDVACYKSSN; translated from the coding sequence atgattacTAAAAGATCAAATTCTACCtttcttataataaaaaattattataacgTATGGGTGGGATACAACAAGAATGTACAACataattcttattttaaaaatagcttggattatattttcaaacCGAGAAGTATTGGAATTATTGGTGCCACTGAAAGAAAAGGGTCTGTTGGGAATTCTATTGTAGATAACCTAATAAAAGGAGAATCAAATTATAagttatattttgtaaattcTAAAGGTAGTAAGATTTATAATAGACAGAGTTATAAAAgtttaaaagatataaaagaGGATTGTATCGATTTAGCTGTTATAGCAGTACCCCGAAATAATGTTGTAAATGTTATGCatgaattaaaaattaaaaatgttcGTGGTGTTGTTATAATAACAGCTGGATTTAAAGAAACAGGGGCAGAAGGATTACGTCtagaaaatgaaataattaatatagGTAAAACTAATAATATGAGAATAATAGGACCAAATTGCTTAGGTATAATTCATTCTTATCATAATATGAATGCTTCCTTTGCAAgtaatgatatattaaaaggacacttttctttattatcaCAAAGTGGAGCCATCTGTTCAGCTGCTTTAGATTTATCACTTCAACATAATATTGGATTTTCTCATTTCATATCAGTTGGATCAATGTGTGATGTTCAATTTTATGAATTAGTAGAATATCTATTTTATGACGTGAATAccaaatatattttattatatgtagAATCTATTGGAGATATGAACAGATTTGTTGCTGTATGCAAAAAAGTTTGCTTATATAAACctataattcttttaaaaagCGGGAAAACAGCCAAAGCAGCTGAAGCAGCTATATCACATACTGGTTCTATGGTTGGTAATTATGAAATCTTTTATGCAACTATGAAAAAGTTAGGTGTTTTAGTAGTTGATAATTTTgaagaattatttaatatgtgTAAAGTATTAAATTCTTCAAAATACCCAGAAACCAATGAAGTATGTGTAGTTACAAATGCAGGTGGTCCAGGTGTCTTATTAgttgataatattataaaaaatgatggTGTATTAAGTAACTTAAAcgataaattaaaaaataatttaaatagCTTTTTACCAGATTCTTGGAGTAAAGCAAATCCAATAGATATACTTGGAGATGCATCACCcgtattatataaaaaaacaatagatgctataataaaagatgatcaatataaaaatattatagtTTTATTATCACCGCAAAGTGTAACTGAACCATTAGATACAGCCaatgaaattattaatCTTAAAAAAGAAGCTAATGAACAAGGAAGGTTAATTTTATGTAATTATCTTGGTGGTACAGCATTAGAAGAATCAGCaaatatgttaaataaaaattatattccAACATTTGTACATCCGGAACATTCAGTtcaaaatttattaaaattatatgaaaacATTAAGCATATACAAGGAATCTATGAAGAGATACCAGAAAGTCTATCAAACTCAGTAGAAAATCATTATGTTAACAAATTAATAgaagaatattattatatgaaaaacaaaagtgatatacataatatgtctccaaaaaaaaaaaaatctattgatataataaaaaaagctatacaaaataaaagttatattttaaatgaatTTGATTCCAAAGttatattacaaaattatgatattCCAATAGTCCAAACCAGAATATTTGAAAATGTCGATGATATTAAAGATTATAAcaatttttcttttccatgtgctatgaaaatatattcagATGAAATAACTCATAAAAAGGATATAGGTGGAGtcatattaaatattaataataaggaaGAATTAATTGAatcttataaaaaaatctataataatgttaagGCACATAGTTTAGAAAAATACTTCAAAGGTGTAACAATTCAAGATATGgtaaatattaatgatgGTATAGAAGTTATTCTAggttattattatgataataattttggacctgttttattatttggaTCTGGAGGTTCATATGtagaaatatttaaagaTAGTGTTTTGTTAATACCACCtcttaatttttcatatacaCATCATActattaaaaatacaaaaatttataaagCATTAGCAGGAAATTATTCTCGCTTTACAAAATGTGACATGTCAAAACTTATAACAACCATTGTTAAATTTTCAGAACTAATATTAGATCTTTTaccatatataaatgaatgtGATATTAACCcattatatgtatgtgGCGATAAAATCATTGCACTAGATGCAAGATTTACcttaagaaaaaataacatCACTAATAaggaagaaaatatttattatgataCATTTTCTAAAATATATCCTATTGATTTCATATCCTTTAATGATACAAGAAATGATAGTAATTTTTTAGAAGGTAgcaataatataaatgtttcaaataatataccaAACGAAACAACCCTAAATTCCAGTTTAGATAAAATTGATTCTATAACTAGGTGTATTCATTCCTATGACTTTAAGCTTATTCATAAATTTTGTATAGATAATTACAAAGAATTACATAACAGCacctttttttatactGACGTAGATAGTATAAAATCAGAATTATTTTCCTATGAATTATGTAATTGTGattatgatttatataatgtaattTTGTATTTCAATAACAAACAAATTAATGGGTTAATGAAAATcgaaaaaagaaatgataataatCATTGTTATATCTATGCAAAAGATAATTCCactttttatatcttaatacaaaaattaaatatcCTTTCaaagaaacaaaataacaaacataattatgtttatttaaaaaCTAATTCTCCATATGTCCAAGATTTACAATCCTTGAAGTATAATTTAGAACATACATATAAGGATGTAGCTTGTTATAAAAGTAGCAACTAA
- a CDS encoding trafficking protein particle complex subunit 5, putative — protein sequence MDKSKSSIEKELNRIKQDVSLSAFSILFSEMVQYCLYKSKRGYRIEDCLHEMGLRVGYKLNEYLTYKNKMKRSINIINILTFISKHVWKYLFQHSSDLLKSQDSIYEYMICDKNILLNKFINVPKDYGNINCAAFAAGIVEGFLCSSEFQADVTAHTIHEGDDNYNTTIFIKFYPEVVEREKNH from the coding sequence ATGGATAAATCAAAAAGTTCCATAGAGAAAGAATTAAATAGGATAAAACAGGATGTGAGCTTAAGCGCATTTAGTATCCTCTTTAGCGAAATGGTACaatattgtttatataaaagtaaaagAGGATATCGAATAGAAGATTGTTTACATGAAATGGGTTTACGTGTAGgttataaattaaatgaatatttaacatataaaaataaaatgaaaagaagcataaatattattaatattttaacatTCATATCTAAACATGTGTggaaatatttatttcagCATTCATCTGATTTACTTAAATCTCAAGATAGTATTTATGAGTATATGATAtgtgataaaaatattttattaaataaatttataaatgtaCCAAAAGATTatggaaatataaattgtGCTGCCTTTGCAGCAGGTATTGTTGAAGGCTTCCTCTGTAGTTCTGAATTCCAAGCCGATGTTACAGCTCACACTATTCATGAGGgtgatgataattataacacaactatttttattaaattttatcCAGAAGTAGTagaaagagaaaaaaacCACTAG